The Coleofasciculus sp. FACHB-T130 nucleotide sequence TTCTGAGTTGGTTGCAGAGGCACGATTGGCAGCAAAATCGAAGGCTTGCCTGCGTTCTGCGGCTGGTACGAGGGATAGAATCTGCTCAGCTTCTTGCCGGGTAAAAGGTAGGCGCTTAAAAGTGACATCCGATTCTCTCGCGGATCTTGCTAAAGTGCTGAATGCAAGGTTTTCTCCGATACTCCGCTGCTTCTCTGTCTGCCCTTTTGCTTGATTGACTCGCTCATCGTCACTGCCGAAGACGGGATCGGCTAGCACCGCCACAGCCTTAGCAGCAGGTTTGCGCCCAGCTTGTTCGTGTCTTAACACGGCTAGTGTAGACGCTGAGGGCAGATTGACGATTTCCTAATTGACTAACAGCGGAATATGTGAGGTGGAAGGATTGGCTTTGTTTTCTGTGCTTGCCTGCGTTGGCACTGGTAGCGCGGCAAAGGGGACATACTGCAATGCACCGTCGCTGACAATAACTAATCGTTTCTTATCCAGTTTCCCAGCCACTTGCCCCAAGAGCATCTGGCTGAGTTTGGTTACAACTTCGGTGCTAGCGGGAGCGAGTTCAACCTCAATTCCTCCTCGCTTATCGGTCGGCTTTCGGGTTTCCAAGCTATAGCCAGGAGTGTTCAAAAGTTCATAGAAACCCCGTGCCGTTAACTCAATTTCGGCGCGTTTGGGGAGTTCGTAGCTGGTGATGCTAGTCTTGGTGACAGCCCAAAGATAGCTGCGTTCTTCGCCTAATGAGTATTCCAAAAGCAGCGTATCGTCATCAAGAACCTGCTGCTGAATCTCTGCCAAGGTGAGGGGTTTTGGCTGAGTCAGGGCGGCATAGCGGGGACTGGTGGCTCGGATTTGTGCCTGGGCTTGTCGATACTCTTCTAAGAGATTTTCGCGTTCTCGTTCAATTTTCTCTAGCTGTCCTTTAGTGGGGTTGCTACTGTGTAACTCAACTCGGCGTTTTTCAACAGCATCAAGTTTTTGCTGCAAGGTGCGCTCTTGTTCCAGCTGTTTTGGCTCGACTCCTTGCCGAATATTAGCGTTAGCCTCTGTTAGGAGTTCCAAAAGACTCCGGGCACGAGCGCGTTCCGAGGCGTGCAGTGCCAGAGCATCGTACCCAATATAAGGCTCTTTTTTGTGCAACTGCATCAGCACGTCGATGTAGAACTGGTAGTAATTCTGCACGGAGGCAAAGTAGGAAGTACGCAGTTCTGGGCTGGTGACTCTGGTGCGTATGTCCTCAACAATTTTGATGGCGGCTTCGATTTGGGTACGGGCTGCGTTGAGATTGCCCTTGTCGCGTTGTGTAATCGCAACCTCATAGAGTGTATATGCTTCCTCCGTGCGATCGCCCATCAACCGCCGTAGTGCTAGTTCCCGATCATAGGTTGAAAGCGCTTTTTCGTACTGCTTCAACGCATTGTAAACCTTGCCCAGGTTCCGCAAGGCGTTGGCTTCTGCTAGGCGAGTCCCCACCTTCCGGTGCCCAGTCACTGCCTTTTGCGTGGCTTCCAGTGCTTTGGGATAATCTCCCGATGCCAAATACACCCTGCCGCTCATAACGAAGGACATGGCTTCCCAAAAGCTGTCCTTCTGTTGGTGCGACAGTGAAAGTAATTGTTTAGTAGCATCAAGCGCCTTGGGATAATCCTTTAATAACTCGTAGGCTCTAACTATAGAAGTGAGTATCCTGGATTGGCGCGAAAAATCGTTATTTTCTCTTGCCAGAGTTAGCGCTTGGTTGTGATAGTCAAGCGACTTCTTATAAACTTTCGCTTCTTGGTAGACAAAGCCAATGTCGTCAAGGGTTGAAGCTTGCCTGGTGCGATCGCCAATGCTTTTAAATATCTCTAGTGCTTTGGTGTTTGTATCGATACTGAGCTGATAATCTCCTAGCGACTTGTAGACTCCAGCGATGCTATTAAGGGTGACGGCTTCTTGAGTGCGATCGTTCACCCGACGCTGGATATCGAGCGCTTGGTTGTATAAGTCGAGCGCTTGTTGCGGCTTACCCATTGAATTATGGATATCAGCAATGTTACGGAGGGTAAAAGCTTCTCTAGCGGGAGCGGGAATGGCACGCCACAACACGAGCGCTTGGTTTAATGCATCGAGGGCTTTGTGCATTTCCCCTAATTGGTTGTAGACATAGCTGACTGAGCTGAGGACTGTCGCTTCCCCAAATCGGTTTCCCGCCTTTTGCAAAAGCGATCGCGCTTGGTTATAAAAGTCCAGCGCTTTGGAATAATCGCCAAATCCTGATGAGGCGTAGGTGCTAGCGATACCTGAGAGAATCCCAGCTTGCTGAGAAAGGTTGAAGGTTAAACCTGTTCCAGATAGATTTTCCTGTGCTGCTTGTTGGAGTTCCAGCGCTTGGTTATAGGAGTTCAACGCCTTCTGATGCTCGCCCAATGAGTAGTTGAGCAAGCCAATTTGGCTGAGGATATCCGCTTGCCCAGCCAAATCCTTCCTTTCTTGTTGGATTTTTAGTGCTTGTTCATAAGATTCAAGCGCCTGTTGCGATTCGCCCAAGTTGATGTAGCTCAGACCGATATTCTGAAGTGTTTGGACTTGTGCGGCAGTATCCTTCTCGGCACGTTGGATTACCAGCGCTCGATTGTAAAAGCCGAGGCTTGATTGAGTTTCGCCTAGTTTAAAGTAGACATCACCAATGTTGTTCAGCGTAATAGCTTCACGAGAGGGTTGTTTCTCAGCTTGAAACAGCGACAGGGCTTGATTGTGATGTTTGAGCGCTTCTTGCATTTTGCCCAAGCTGTAGTAAACATTGCCGAGAGAATCGAGCAGGGAAGCTTCCCCAACGTTGGTGGCTACAAGTGCTTGCTTATACGAGTCGAGCAGTTTTTGTTGGTCGTCCGAGTTGGAGCCAGCATTATCGGTAGAGGCGCGAGCGATCGCGTCCTGAAGGCGGTTTTTCAACTCGCGCCTGACAGCTAACCCCCGCTCGAAATAGTCCAGCGCCTTCTGAGGCTCGTCTTGGTCAACATCGTAGATGGTACCGATGAGAGAAAGAGTCAGTGCTTCCCAACTGCGAACCCGATACGGCGGAGCCTCGTCAACCGCCAATTGCTGCCAAATAGAGAGTGCTTCTTCGTATTTGGCAAGCGCTTGTTGCTGAGATTCTACCGTTCCTTGGTTTTCTAGTTGCTGTCCTTGCTTTATCAGCTGCTCTGCCCGTGCATAGGCTTGTTGCTTATCAGTAGTCGTTGCATTTTGCGAGGAAGTCGCTGGCTGTTGGGCAATTGAAACGCTGGGTGCCTGTGCCGCCACTGATGACAACAATAGAACAGCTACAAATAACGCCAAACATACGATAGATAGAAGCTGAAAACGATATAGGAAGTAACAATAAGAGCGATCGCCACTCAATCAACTGCCGTTTGCTACGCTTAGCCATGCCTACACCCTCACGCTCAAAATCGCCACTACTCTAACCGATGGTGCGCTGTCAAAATCTACACGTAGGAGATGCGATAAATCGTATCTTTACAAGTCCGCTCTCGTCAGGCTTTGTCTGTCTAGCACCATTTAGCCTGAGTGCGATAAGAGCGATCGCGAAAGCTCACTCATTCTCTGTTAGCTTGAAGTCATGCTGCTAACTGTTAATATGTTGCGGCACTACCAACGTTGTAGTCGCCGGTCTTTTCTCGATTTATATGGAGATCCTACCCAGCAGGATTTTCAAAGTGATTTTCGCGCCAAATTGCAACAGGATCGGTATGCTCTCCAGCAAACCGTTCTGGCGGGACAGACTTATCACAAACCCAATTACGCTTGGGGAGATTGGCACGCTGGTGCGAATGCCACCATTGCCTTGATGCAAGAAGGCGTTGAGCTAATTTACCGAGGCGTGCTTCTGAAAGAGGAAGGAGTAGGGATAAAGGATGAATCCTTCTTGCACCTTCCGAAGACAGTGACCCTCGTGAGTTGTCCTGATTTCTTGGTTAAACAACCCGGACAATCAAACTTTGGCGATTGGATTTACGTTCCCAGTGACATTCATTTAGGTCGGCGTCCTAAGCTGGAATATCAAACGGTTGCAGCTTTTCACGCCCATCTACTGGCATCTGTTCAGGGCGTTATGCCGGATACGGTTTGGCTGCAATTACGGGAAAAAAAGGCTTATGCAGTCAATTTGAGTAAATGGGTGCCGATGATGCAGGCACTTGTAGAGGAGTGTATCGAAATGCTCCTGTCTCGGCAAGAGCCAGAGGTGTTCATTACCCGTCAGCGGTGCAATCTTTGCCCTTGGTTAAATCACTGCTATGCGATCGCGCAAGAACAGCAACATCTCTCTTTGATTCCGGGTGTAACGCCGAGTCGCTATCAGCATTTGCAGACGCTTGAACTGACGAGTCGGGAGTCTCTGGCAGGTGTCAGTCCAGCTTTTTTGGAGCCAGTTTTGGGAGAGGAAGTCGCGCAACAGCTAGTACAGCAAGCGCAATCAGTAGTGGAGAATCGGGCGATGCTTCTGGAGAAACCCTTTGCGATCGCTAAAACCACTCAAACAGCAGAATGGGTGATGGACAATCCATCTTCTCTCCTTTCACCTATCGAACTTTACTTTGATATTGAAGCAGAACCGTCGCTAGAACTGGATTATCTGCTGGGAGTTTTAGTGGTAGACCGTCAAGCTAATACAGAAACGTTTTATCCTTTCTTAGCAGAACAACCCAGCGACGAAGAATTGGTTTGGCAGCAATTTTTAGATTTGGTTTGGACTTATCCTCAGGCTCCCATTTTCCATTTCTGCGACTACGAAATCCTGACGATGAAGCGGCTGGCTAAATGCTACAACACCCCGCTGGAGAGGCTACGTCCGGTGCTATCGCGCTTTGTGGATATCCACGAGTGGGTAACAGGGATGGTGACACTGCCCGTCGAAAGTTATGCTTTAAAAGCGATCGCGCATTGGTTGGGTTTTGAGTGGCGCGATGCGGGGGCGAATGGGCAAGTGTGTATCTATTGGTACGATCAATGGTTAAAAACACGCGATCGCACTTTCCTCGACGCCATTCTGCGCTACAACGAGGATGATTGCCGCGCTACCCGTCACCTTAAAGACTGGCTGGTAGACTTTATACAGGATGCGGCTCATTTGGATGCACGGGAGTAATCTTCCAACACCAAATTTTTCCAATTCAACTCTCTTATAACCTTCTCTTAAAAAAATCTTATTTTTATGATGATACGGTGCTGGTGTAAATGGCTTAATTTAACACTGGCAATCATGAGCAAGATCGATAAATTTTTTACATCTTTCTGTTTTATTGGTGGATTAACCGCTGCAATTCTGACAGCACATCCCGCTCAGGCATTCAAAATAACCGGCGTTGATTACTTAGGACAATTCACTTTTTCGACTGGTTTTTCATTTCAGGGAACTGAATTGGGAGGGCTATCAGGAATTACTTACGATGCCAGTAAAGACGTTTATTACAGTATTTCTGATGACCGGAGTGAAAAGGCACCAGCTCGGTTTTATACCCTCAAAATTGATATTTCTCAGGGTTCTTTAAAGCAGGGGGGAGTAACTCCTGTAGACGTAACAACCTTGTTGAATGTAAACAATCAACCTTTTGCTCCTTTAAGTCTTGACTCCGAAGGGATTGCCTTAAGTAGCAAGGGAAGTCTATTTATCTCTTCTGAAGGAGATGCGAACCAATTAATTAATCCTTTCGTCAATGAATTTTCTTTGGCAGGTCAGCAACTTCAAACCCTGCCAGTTCCTCAGAAGTTTTTACCAACAGCGGCTAAAGATAGCGGGATTCGCAATAATTTAGCCTTTGAAAGCTTGACGCTTACCCCTGACCAAAAGTATTTGTTTACAGCTACAGAAAATGCCTTGGTTCAGGATGGTGCTGTCGCTGACATCAAGGTGGCAAGTCCTTCGCGAATCTTAAAATATAACCTCGTAACTGGGAAGCCGGAACAGGAATTTTTATACGTTACCGATCCAGTTGCCGCAGCACCCAATCCTGTTAATAGTTTCAAGACCAATGGTTTAGTAGATTTGTTAGCAGTGAATGAAGATACGTTTCTTAGCTTAGAACGGTCTTTTTCTACTGGAGTGGGGAACACAATCAAGCTGTTTGAGGTGTCTTTAGAAAAGGCAACCGATATTAGCAGTATTAACAGTCTCAGTGCAATCAACCTCAACACTATCAAACCAGCTCAGAAAAAACTGCTGCTTGATTTTGAGAAGTTAGGTGTGACGCTCGATAATATTGAAGGTTTGACTTTTGGCCCTGATTTGGCGGATGGGCGAAAGTCGCTGATTGTAGTTAGCGATAACAACTTTAGCCCGATTCAGTTTACCCAGGTACTCGCCTTTGGAATTGGCACCAAATCAGCGGCGCATCGTTCTGTCCCGGAACCTTCGGCACTCACAGGCTTGGTATTTGCAGCACTTGTGAGCATTAAAGTCAAGCGCCACATTCATAGTTAATCCGGACAATATCGCGCTAAAATGCAAAGACGCCAAATGAAGCAACGTTTTAGCGTCTTTGCGCCTTGGCACGAGACCAAAAAAGCCGTGTCTACCCCACCATTCGAAAGGGAATGAAAAAAAGGGGTTGACAAATCCAACGAGACTCGACATAATCGTTAATGGCTCGGAAAACAAGGGACTGTAGTTCAATTGGTTAGAGCACCGCCCTGTCACGGCGGAAGTTGCGGGTTCGAGCCCCGTCAGTCCCGTAAAAAGTAGTAGAAAAGTTAGTAGGGGTTAGGTGTTGAAACCTGCCCCTACAATTATTAGCAGCTACAACTAGCAGCTACAACAAATATAGAAACCTTTTGAGAGAATCTGCTGTGACCGTTAGAGTTCGGATTGCACCAAGTCCTACTGGGAACTTACATATTGGGACGGCGAGAACCGCTGTATTTAACTGGCTGTTTGCTCGCCATCATGGCGGCGAGTTCATCCTGCGAATTGAAGACACCGATGAAGCGCGATCGCGCCCCGAATATACTCAAAACATCCTTGATGGTCTGAAATGGATGGGAATGACCTGGGATGAGGGGCCATTTTTTCAATCCAAGCGCCTCGACCTGTACCGCAAAGCCATTCAAACTCTCGTAGATAAGGGCTATGCTTATCGCTGCTACACCAGCGAAGCCGAACTAGACGAATTGCGGACAGCGCAAGCGGCAAGAAAAGAGGCTCCCCGTTATGACAACCGCCATCGGAACTTGACGCCAGAACAACAAGCGGCTTTTGAAGCCGAAGGGCGTCGTCCGGTGCTTCGCTTCAAAATTGATGATGACCGGGAGATCTCCTGGAACGATCTGGTACGCGGCAAAGTTAGCTGGAAAGCCAGCGACCTCGGCGGCGATATGGTGATTGCTCGTGCCTCAGACGATTCAGTGGGTCAGCCGCTGTACAATTTGGCAGTGGTGGTGGATGACATTGATATGCGGATCACCCATGTCATCCGGGGAGAAGACCATATTGCGAACACAGCTAAGCAAATTTTGCTCTACGAGGCACTGGGAAGTGCAATCCCGGAATTTGCCCATACGCCATTGATTTTGAACAAGGAAGGCAAAAAGCTCTCGAAGCGGGATGGCGTCACTTCCATTTCCGACTTCCAGCAAATGGGCTACACGCCTGAAGCCTTGGCGAATTACATGACATTGTTGGGATGGACGCCCCCGGATTCCACTAAGGAAATCTTTACTCTGCCAGAAGCGGCTCAACAGTTCGGCTTTGAGCGCGTCAATAAGGCAGGGGCAAAATTTGACTGGGATAAGCTGAATTGGCTTAACAGTCAGTATCTGCACAAGATGCCGATAGATGAGCTATTAAATCAGCTGATTCCCTACTGGCAGGCGGCTGGATACGAATTTGACCCGATCAGCGATCGCCCTTGGTTAGAGCAGTTAACCAGCCTGCTGAGTGCCAGCCTGACGCGCTTGCAGGATGCAGTCGAGATGAGCCGGATATTCTTTAGCCAAAGCGTAGCCTACAGCGAAGAGGGACTGACTCAGTTGCAGCAGGACGGCACCGAAACCGCTTTGCAGGCGATTTTGGACGCCCTGGAAAATCATCAAACTTTGACAGCAGAGGGTGCCCAAGACATCATCAAACAGCTGACCAAGGAGAAGAATCTGAAGAAAGGATTAGTGATGCGAAGTTTCCGCGCAGCTCTAACCGGCGATTTGCATGGTCCTGATTTGATTCAATCTTGGTTGATCCTGAATCAGCGGGGTCTGGACAAGCTACGTTTACAGCAAGCCCTAGAAAAGTAAACTGAAAATCTTCTTTCTTTTTCTTTTGCAAGCCTTCTCAAGCTCAGCCTGAGAAGGCTTTTGGCTTCTTCTTTGGAACTTCTTATGGGATACTATCGTCACTGCTACAACTAGAGCCGTTACATAATCGGTAACAAGGTGCCGTTTTTGGAAGTGAGGATGTACAAACCCGTACCCAATTTAGGGGAAAAATCGGTAGGAAAGTCCCTCTGGGCAGGCATCACAACCATAGCCCTGATGGCGGTAGGAGTGTTGAGCCTTTCGAGGGTGCAAGCCCAATCCGTACAATCCCCGCCCATATTCGAGAATGTCACCCTCGGTCCCCGGTTTTCGCCCGATCCGTTGACGATTCGGGGTATCAGTGGCGGCGAAATAGCGGCCCAAAAAATTGCAGGTCGCAGCGAAACCGCTACCGGGCCATGTGTTGGTTTTACGGACGATAAGCCCGATCACACTGTAGTTTTAACTTCGTTTTTCAACTTTCTATCCATCCAAGTGCAAAGCCCAGAAGACACTACCCTCGTGATCAAGGGACCTGGTGGCAGCTGGTGCAATGATGAGTATGAAGGCAAAAACCCTGGCATTGCTGGTCAGTGGCAGCCGGGAACTTACGGAATTTGGGTGGGATCTTACGATAAAAGTAAATTCAACCCCTACATTATCAAAATTACTGAAGTCAACTTACTCAATCCTGGCCCCTTCCGGCGTTAATTACTTGCTGCTTGCTACCAGCTGCCACCAGCACCGCCACCATCACTGCTGCCGCCGCCAAAATCGCTGCTACTGCTGCTATAACTACTGCCACTGTCATAACTACAACTACTGCTGCTAGTATCGGAAGTGCTAGTGCTGCTGTTGGAAATCCAGCTAGTGCTAGAACGGCGAACGCTATTCCTCTGAGTGCTGCTAGGACGAGGAGGTAGGCGAGGAATTTTTGTCTCAATTTGCCGCTGATAAGAGCAACAGTGGCAATTGTGAGTAAACAGGCGTATCCCTTGGCTGTACTCTGTTGCCGATCGCGTAACCTGCGATGTGCATTGGACGGTCAATTCATGACAGGTGGGGCAAGTGCTAAATTGCCTTGAGTTCAGAATGTATGCACGGATGTGGATTCCCAGACTAGAGGTTTGTTGGCAACCGTTGGGACATTGCCAGCCGATAAATTTGACGCTACCTAGGTTCTGAGCTGCTCGCTCAGGTTTCCTAAGATGGAATTGGAGTATATTCCAGTCCATTTGTTGCATGGGATATCGGCAATCAGCGCAATGGGTGGGGCGAGTTGAGCCGATTACTCGCGATCGCCCGGTTGGTTCGATGAAAACTGTATGGCGCGAGGGAGTTAGGCAAGGAAGCGTTTCCTTAACTTCCTCGTTATAGGAACAACAGTGGCATTCTTTGGCAACCAGTTGCTTACCTTCTCTATTCCATGTAGGTTGTTCCAAAATAGCTTTGATTGTCTGGGTGACGGTCAATTCCTGACAGGTGAGGCAAGTGTTAAATTGTTGTGAGTCCAGAATGTAAGCACAAATGTGAATTGTCTGCCCAGTTAGTTGCGGATAACACTTGAGACACTGCCAGCCTTCAAATCTGACGCTGCCTAACTTTTGCGCTACTTGCTCAGCTTGGCTGAGATAAGGCTGGAGTGCGATCGCATCCAGTTTTTGCATCTGCTTTTTGCAAGTAGCGCAATGCCAGGGATGAGTGTCGCCACTGTCACCTTCTATGCGCGATCGCCCTGTCGGTTCGAGCAAAATCCCACTGCGAGGACGACGCACATAAGCAACTGTCCCTAGAATCAACACTAATACACCGCCAACACCCGCTAGTGGGTAAACCACTCCTACAACGCTAGCAGTTGTAGTCGGAACGCTAGCAGGTGCAGCCGGAATGCTGACAGGTGGAGTCGGAACGCCAGCAGGAGTTGGCAGTTCACCCGCTCTCAACTCTACAATCAGTGCTTGCGTTCCCGCCAGGGTGCCACCGTTAAAGTCGCCCTGCTTAAATCGCGGCGTGATTTCTTGTTGGATAATTTTGTTAACACGCGCATCGGGGAGAATCGACTCGATACTGTAACCCGTTTCGATTTCTACGCGACGTTCCCCCTGAGAAATTAGTAACAGCACCCCGTTGTCCTGCCCTTTCTTGCCAATGCGCCAATAATTAAATAGCGACGTAGCGAACGCCTTGGGAGTAGCAGAAGGTGAAGTCTCTGGCACCGTCACTACCGCGATTTCAGTGCTATTTTTTGCCTCTAAATCTGAGATGATCTGGTTGAGTTGTGCTTCCGTCGCCGGACTGAGCATATCCGCCATGTCTGTCACCCAGCCACCATTAATTTGCCGAGGATTGGGAACTTCCTGAACGGTTAAAGCCTTGCTGACGACTGGGAAGGCAGCAACGGCGAAACTCGCAAAACCAGCAAGAGCAATTTGTTTGAGCATAAGCGATCGCAACTCAACAACTGTAATGGGTGCCATCACCTCTAGAATGTCTCAGGTGGATCGGCAATTCGGTTCACTCTTTTGCTCAGTTTTTGGCTCACTGTTCGGGGCGATGATGGGAAGGGTGTTGGTAGCATCCCCTGTGTTAGCATTGCCAACGCGATGGAGGCAGAGCCGAAAAGCTAAATTACAAGTAAATTACAAGCGCTGTAGAGTTAAAATTCAGGATAACGGTTGTGGCTTTTAAAATTGGATTACTGGGACTGGGGACAGTCGGCACGGGTACGGCACAAATTTTGCTAGATCCGCAAGGGCGTCATCCGCTGCTGCAAGAAATAGAAGTTTATCGGGTGGGAGTGCGATCGCTAGATAAGCCTCGACTCGTAGAAATGTCAGAAAGCTTGCTGACGACCGATTTGGAATCGATTGTCACCGACCCCCATGTGGATATTGTGGTCGAGGTGATGGGAGGCTTAGAACCGGCGCGATCGCTCATCCTCAAAGCGATCGCCAATGGTAAGCACGTTGTCACGGCAAACAAGGCGGTGATTTCTCGCTACGGCGATGAAATTTTTACGGCGGCGAATCAAGCAGGCGTCTATGTGATGCTAGAGGCAGCCGTTGGGGGCGGTATCCCGGTGATTCAACCCCTGAAGCAGGCGCTGAGTGTCAACCGGATTCATTCGGTGACTGGCATTGTCAATGGCACCACGAATTACATCCTCAGTCGGATGCAAACCGAGGGGGGTGAATTTAGCGAGATTCTGGCAGATGCCCAGCAGTTGGGCTATGCAGAAGCCGATCCAACGGCTGATGTAGATGGTTTAGATGCTGCTGACAAGATGGCGATTTTGGCTTCCTTAGCGTTTGGGGGACGCATCAAGCTGCCAGAAATTTACTGTGAAGGAATTTCTAAGGTCAGCGCCGCCGATATTGCCTATGCGGAAAAACTCGGCTTTACGATCAAATTATTAGCGATCGCTAAACAAGATTTACCGGCATCGGAGAAAGGGACTTCTCTACAAGTCAGAGTTCATCCGACTCTCGTACCCAAAACTCACCCGCTTGCCAGTATTAGCGGCGTCTATAACGCAATTCTCGTAGAAGGCGAACCGATTGGGCAGGTGATGTTTTACGGACGAGGGGCGGGTTCCGGGCCTACTGCCAGCGCCGTTGTCTCGGATATTTTAAATATTGCTGCCATTTTGAAAAGTGGTGGAGATGCTGCCAAACTGCATCCCCTATTAAGCTGTTCCCATCAAGATTACTGCGCGATCGCCCCGATGGAGGAGCTAGTTACGCGGTTTTACGCTCGTTTCTTGACACGGGATCGTCCGGGCGTTATTGGTAAGTTGGGCACCAGTTTCGGCAATTACCAGGTGAGTCTTGAATCTGTGGTGCAAACTGGTATCCACGGCGAACTTGCCGAAATTGTCGTCGTGACTCACGATGTCCGGGAAGGGAACTTTCGACAAGCCCTGGATGAAATTCGCACGTTAGATACGATAGACAGTATTCCCAGCATTTTGCGAGTTTTGTGAGGAGACAAGTGGCGAAAGGTGTAGAGAGGCGAATTAATACAGCTTCCCTAAAATACAGCGATCGCTCCTGTTTTATCCGCTTTGGTTTAAGCGCAGCGGTGCGTCAGCGCGGGGGTTGGGGGAATCTCAAATATGGCATCAAAAAAGCGAATGGATATTGCGATCGCATCTTAGAAATGTTAGGAAAAAAGCAAAAATTCAGTTTTTTCTTCCTCCTTCCGGTTTCTTTTTGCCTTTTTTCAGCGGTATTTTCAAAATCCTCTGTAGCTGAAGACATTCTCGCTGTACCTACCCTTTTATCGCCTCCTGCAACTGAGGGGAAGGGTGACAAACAAATGTGCCCACCGCCAGTTTTAGAACGCTTGATTCGCCACAAAGTTGCCGCTGGTGAAACTTTAGAAAGTATTGCCAGCCAATACAATCTCATTCCTACTACTTTGATCGGCATCAATCCGTCTTTGCGACAAGGCAAAGCACCCGTAGGGGCAGAAATTTTGATTCCGCCTTACAATGGCATTCGCGTCGAAGTTCCGGCTAGGAAAACTTGGCAAGATGTAGCCAAAACCTACCGAATTCGTGCCGATGTACTCTATGAGGCGAACGGTTGCCAGAAAAATCCTAGAGTTGTATTCATCCCTGGGGTAAATTGGTCGCCTGCAAGTCTGGCTGGACGTAACAACCGAAAACTAGCCCATTATCCCTTACCCGCAACGACAGCGATCGCACTGGGTTATGGTTGGCAGCTAAATCCTCGAAGCAATCAAGTTGCTTTTCACAGCGGTATCGATCTGTTGGCAGAAGTCGGGACACCCGTGCTAGCAGTGGATAAGGGAACTGTAGCCTTTATTGGCGATCGCGG carries:
- a CDS encoding TPM domain-containing protein yields the protein MAPITVVELRSLMLKQIALAGFASFAVAAFPVVSKALTVQEVPNPRQINGGWVTDMADMLSPATEAQLNQIISDLEAKNSTEIAVVTVPETSPSATPKAFATSLFNYWRIGKKGQDNGVLLLISQGERRVEIETGYSIESILPDARVNKIIQQEITPRFKQGDFNGGTLAGTQALIVELRAGELPTPAGVPTPPVSIPAAPASVPTTTASVVGVVYPLAGVGGVLVLILGTVAYVRRPRSGILLEPTGRSRIEGDSGDTHPWHCATCKKQMQKLDAIALQPYLSQAEQVAQKLGSVRFEGWQCLKCYPQLTGQTIHICAYILDSQQFNTCLTCQELTVTQTIKAILEQPTWNREGKQLVAKECHCCSYNEEVKETLPCLTPSRHTVFIEPTGRSRVIGSTRPTHCADCRYPMQQMDWNILQFHLRKPERAAQNLGSVKFIGWQCPNGCQQTSSLGIHIRAYILNSRQFSTCPTCHELTVQCTSQVTRSATEYSQGIRLFTHNCHCCSYQRQIETKIPRLPPRPSSTQRNSVRRSSTSWISNSSTSTSDTSSSSCSYDSGSSYSSSSSDFGGGSSDGGGAGGSW
- a CDS encoding homoserine dehydrogenase, producing MAFKIGLLGLGTVGTGTAQILLDPQGRHPLLQEIEVYRVGVRSLDKPRLVEMSESLLTTDLESIVTDPHVDIVVEVMGGLEPARSLILKAIANGKHVVTANKAVISRYGDEIFTAANQAGVYVMLEAAVGGGIPVIQPLKQALSVNRIHSVTGIVNGTTNYILSRMQTEGGEFSEILADAQQLGYAEADPTADVDGLDAADKMAILASLAFGGRIKLPEIYCEGISKVSAADIAYAEKLGFTIKLLAIAKQDLPASEKGTSLQVRVHPTLVPKTHPLASISGVYNAILVEGEPIGQVMFYGRGAGSGPTASAVVSDILNIAAILKSGGDAAKLHPLLSCSHQDYCAIAPMEELVTRFYARFLTRDRPGVIGKLGTSFGNYQVSLESVVQTGIHGELAEIVVVTHDVREGNFRQALDEIRTLDTIDSIPSILRVL
- a CDS encoding M23 family metallopeptidase; amino-acid sequence: MAKGVERRINTASLKYSDRSCFIRFGLSAAVRQRGGWGNLKYGIKKANGYCDRILEMLGKKQKFSFFFLLPVSFCLFSAVFSKSSVAEDILAVPTLLSPPATEGKGDKQMCPPPVLERLIRHKVAAGETLESIASQYNLIPTTLIGINPSLRQGKAPVGAEILIPPYNGIRVEVPARKTWQDVAKTYRIRADVLYEANGCQKNPRVVFIPGVNWSPASLAGRNNRKLAHYPLPATTAIALGYGWQLNPRSNQVAFHSGIDLLAEVGTPVLAVDKGTVAFIGDRGDSGNLVVINHPGGRQTRYAHLATIDASRGKQVNQGDVLGTVGTTGLPDVDKPHLHFELRYNSNLGWVAQDPQPYLQQVTVNR